One window of Streptomyces sp. SUK 48 genomic DNA carries:
- a CDS encoding response regulator yields MLSPSGDRTPTRVLVVDDEPQIVRALVINLKARKYDVDAAADGRTALDLAASRHPDVVVLDLGLPDMDGVEVIKGLRGWTRVPILVLSARHSSDEKVEALDAGADDYVTKPFGMDELLARLRAAVRRAEPVGAGEDDVTTVETEGFAVDLAAKKVHRGGRDVRLTPTEWHLLEVLVRNTGRLVSQKQLLQEVWGPSYGTETNYLRVYMAQLRRKLETDPSHPKHFITEPGMGYRFEK; encoded by the coding sequence ATGCTGAGCCCGAGCGGGGACCGGACCCCCACGCGGGTCCTCGTGGTCGACGACGAGCCGCAGATCGTGCGCGCCCTCGTGATCAACCTCAAGGCACGCAAGTACGACGTCGACGCGGCCGCCGACGGCAGGACCGCCCTCGACCTCGCCGCCTCCCGCCACCCCGACGTGGTCGTCCTCGACCTGGGCCTGCCCGACATGGACGGCGTCGAGGTGATCAAGGGGCTGCGCGGCTGGACCCGGGTGCCGATCCTGGTGCTCTCCGCGCGCCACTCCTCCGACGAGAAGGTCGAGGCCCTGGACGCGGGCGCCGACGACTACGTCACCAAGCCCTTCGGCATGGACGAGCTGCTGGCCCGGCTGCGCGCCGCCGTGCGCCGCGCCGAGCCGGTCGGGGCCGGCGAGGACGACGTCACCACTGTGGAGACCGAGGGGTTCGCCGTCGATCTGGCCGCCAAGAAGGTCCACCGCGGCGGCCGCGACGTCCGGCTCACCCCCACGGAATGGCATCTCCTGGAGGTGCTGGTCCGCAACACCGGCCGCCTGGTCAGCCAGAAGCAGCTCCTCCAGGAGGTGTGGGGGCCGTCGTACGGGACGGAGACGAACTATCTGCGCGTCTACATGGCGCAGTTGCGCCGCAAGCTGGAGACGGACCCCTCGCACCCGAAGCACTTCATCACGGAGCCCGGGATGGGGTACCGGTTCGAGAAGTGA
- a CDS encoding sensor histidine kinase KdpD — protein MARGKLRIYLGAAPGVGKTYAMLAEAHRRIERGTDCVVAFVEHHERPRTEVMLHGLEQVPRKELAYRGGVFGEMDVDAVLRRAPAVALVDELAHTNIPGSRNAKRWQDVEELLAAGIDVVSTVNIQHLESLGDVVESITGVRQRETVPDEVVRRAGQIELVDMSPEALRRRMAHGNIYQPDKVDAALSNYFRPGNLTALRELALLWVADRVDEYLNQYRSEHRVSKIWGSRERIVVGLTGGPEGRTLIRRAARLAEKGAGGEVLAVYIARSDGLTAASPKELAVQRTLVEDLGGTFHHVVGDDIPAALLDFARGVNATQIVLGSSRRKAWQYVFGPGVGATVARESGPDLDVHIVTHEEVAKGRGLPVARGTRLGRSRILSGWAMGVAGPAVLALLLNTVDIGLANDMLLFLAVTVAAALLGGLLPALASVAFGSLLLNYFYTPPLHRWTIADPKNIVAIVIFFGVAVSVASVVDLAARRTHQAARLRAESEILSFLAGNVLRGETSLEELLERLRETFAMESAALLERQSDVEPWTCAGRAGFGPVLERPEDADVDMPVGDHMALALSGRVLPAEDRRVLAAFGAQAAVVLDRRRLQEEADQARTLAEGNRIRTALLAAVSHDLRTPLAGIKAAVSSLRSADVAWSEEDRAELLEGIEEGADRLDHLVGNLLDMSRLQTGTVTPLIREIDVDEVVPMALGGVPEDSVDLDVPETLPMILADPGLLERSVANLVENAVKYSPGGRRVLVSASALADRVEVRVVDRGPGVPDAAKDRIFEPFQRYGDAPRGAGVGLGLAVARGFAEAMGGTLTAEDTPGGGLTMVLSLRSIHGRQPVTESPGTASTPAPAHGGPGSAEPERQTLC, from the coding sequence ATGGCACGCGGAAAGCTGCGGATCTATCTCGGGGCGGCGCCGGGGGTCGGGAAGACGTACGCGATGCTCGCCGAGGCACACCGGCGGATCGAGCGCGGTACGGACTGTGTCGTGGCGTTCGTGGAGCACCATGAGCGGCCGCGCACCGAGGTGATGCTGCACGGCCTCGAACAGGTGCCCCGCAAGGAGCTGGCGTACCGCGGGGGCGTCTTCGGGGAGATGGACGTCGACGCCGTGCTGCGCAGGGCGCCCGCCGTCGCCCTGGTGGACGAACTCGCCCACACCAACATCCCCGGCTCGCGCAACGCCAAGCGCTGGCAGGACGTCGAGGAACTGCTCGCCGCCGGCATCGACGTCGTCTCGACCGTCAATATCCAGCACCTGGAATCACTCGGCGACGTGGTCGAGTCCATCACCGGGGTGCGCCAGCGCGAGACCGTCCCCGACGAGGTGGTACGACGGGCCGGCCAGATCGAGCTGGTCGACATGTCCCCGGAGGCGCTGCGCCGCCGGATGGCGCACGGGAACATCTACCAGCCCGACAAGGTCGACGCGGCGCTGTCCAACTACTTCCGCCCCGGCAACCTCACCGCCCTGCGCGAACTGGCGCTGCTGTGGGTCGCCGACCGGGTGGACGAGTACCTGAACCAGTACCGCAGCGAGCACCGGGTCTCCAAGATCTGGGGCTCGCGGGAGCGGATCGTGGTCGGGCTGACCGGCGGCCCCGAGGGCCGTACGCTCATCCGCCGCGCCGCCCGGCTCGCCGAGAAGGGCGCCGGGGGCGAGGTGCTCGCCGTCTACATCGCCCGCAGCGACGGGCTGACCGCCGCCTCCCCGAAGGAACTCGCCGTCCAGCGCACCCTCGTGGAGGACCTCGGCGGCACCTTCCACCACGTGGTCGGCGACGACATACCGGCCGCGCTCCTGGACTTCGCACGCGGCGTCAACGCCACCCAGATCGTGCTGGGCTCCTCGCGCCGCAAGGCATGGCAGTACGTCTTCGGACCCGGTGTCGGCGCCACCGTCGCCCGCGAGTCCGGCCCCGACCTCGACGTCCACATCGTCACCCACGAGGAGGTCGCCAAGGGCCGCGGACTGCCCGTGGCCCGCGGCACCCGGCTCGGCCGTTCGCGGATCCTCTCCGGCTGGGCCATGGGGGTCGCGGGCCCCGCCGTGCTCGCGCTGCTGCTGAACACCGTCGACATCGGCCTCGCCAACGACATGCTGCTGTTCCTGGCCGTCACGGTCGCGGCGGCCCTGCTCGGCGGCCTGCTGCCCGCCCTCGCCTCGGTGGCGTTCGGCTCTCTGCTGCTGAACTACTTCTACACACCGCCGCTGCACCGCTGGACCATCGCCGACCCGAAGAACATCGTCGCCATAGTGATCTTCTTCGGAGTCGCCGTGTCGGTCGCCTCCGTGGTGGACCTCGCCGCCCGCCGCACCCATCAGGCGGCCCGGCTGCGCGCCGAGTCCGAGATCCTGTCCTTCCTGGCCGGCAACGTGCTGCGCGGCGAGACCAGCCTGGAGGAGCTGCTGGAGCGGCTCCGGGAGACCTTCGCCATGGAGTCGGCGGCCCTGCTGGAGCGGCAGAGCGACGTCGAGCCGTGGACCTGCGCGGGCCGGGCCGGCTTCGGGCCCGTCCTGGAGCGCCCCGAGGACGCCGACGTCGACATGCCCGTCGGCGACCACATGGCGCTCGCCCTGAGCGGCCGGGTGCTGCCCGCCGAGGACCGCAGGGTGCTCGCCGCCTTCGGCGCCCAGGCCGCCGTCGTCCTCGACCGCAGGCGCCTCCAGGAGGAGGCCGACCAGGCCCGCACCCTCGCCGAGGGCAACCGCATCCGCACCGCCCTGCTGGCAGCCGTCAGCCACGATCTGCGCACCCCGCTGGCCGGGATCAAGGCCGCCGTCTCCTCGCTGCGCTCCGCCGACGTCGCCTGGTCCGAGGAGGACCGCGCCGAACTCCTGGAGGGCATCGAGGAGGGCGCCGACCGGCTCGACCACCTCGTCGGCAACCTCCTGGACATGTCCCGCCTCCAGACCGGCACCGTCACCCCGCTGATCCGGGAGATCGACGTGGACGAGGTCGTACCGATGGCCCTGGGCGGCGTACCCGAGGACAGCGTCGACCTGGACGTGCCCGAGACCCTGCCGATGATCCTGGCCGACCCTGGGCTGCTGGAGCGCTCGGTGGCCAACCTCGTGGAGAACGCCGTCAAGTACAGCCCGGGCGGCCGGCGCGTCCTGGTCTCCGCCAGCGCCCTCGCCGACCGGGTGGAGGTCCGTGTGGTGGACCGCGGGCCCGGTGTGCCGGACGCGGCCAAGGACCGTATCTTCGAACCCTTCCAGCGCTACGGCGACGCCCCGCGCGGCGCGGGCGTCGGGCTCGGCCTCGCGGTCGCCCGGGGCTTCGCCGAGGCCATGGGCGGCACCCTGACCGCGGAGGACACGCCCGGCGGCGGCCTCACCATGGTCCTGAGCCTGCGCAGCATCCATGGGCGGCAGCCGGTCACGGAGTCCCCCGGGACGGCGTCCACCCCCGCCCCGGCCCACGGTGGGCCGGGCAGCGCGGAACCAGAAAGGCAGACCCTATGCTGA
- the dut gene encoding dUTP diphosphatase: MSPQEHPDPAGRPPLEVRIRRVDADVPLPAYEHPGDAGADLRTTEACELAPGERAVLPTGVSIALPEGYAAFVHPRSGLAARCGVALVNAPGTVDAGYRGEIKVIVVNLDPRESVRFERFDRIAQLVVQQVERVRFREVAELPGSARAEGGFGSTGGHAAVGDESGTSGRSAEGGPTGGNRYASVVSDREGQ; the protein is encoded by the coding sequence GTGAGCCCCCAGGAGCATCCGGACCCTGCCGGCCGGCCCCCGCTGGAGGTACGTATCCGGCGAGTGGACGCGGACGTCCCGCTTCCGGCGTACGAGCACCCCGGGGACGCCGGCGCCGATCTGCGCACCACCGAGGCGTGCGAGCTGGCCCCCGGTGAGCGGGCCGTTCTGCCCACCGGAGTGTCGATCGCCCTCCCGGAGGGGTACGCGGCCTTCGTGCACCCGCGTTCCGGTCTCGCCGCCCGCTGCGGTGTCGCCCTGGTGAATGCTCCGGGGACGGTTGATGCCGGGTACCGTGGGGAGATCAAGGTGATCGTGGTGAATCTCGACCCGCGCGAGAGCGTGCGGTTCGAGCGCTTCGACCGGATTGCCCAACTGGTCGTCCAGCAGGTCGAGAGGGTCCGCTTCCGGGAGGTCGCGGAGCTTCCCGGCTCGGCGCGGGCCGAAGGGGGCTTCGGGTCCACCGGTGGCCATGCCGCGGTGGGCGACGAGAGCGGCACAAGCGGTCGGTCCGCCGAGGGCGGTCCGACGGGTGGGAATCGATACGCTTCGGTCGTATCCGACCGGGAAGGACAGTGA
- a CDS encoding PaaI family thioesterase: protein MSGSSASLQPPADAVKPVRHPDAPAPGDLLGAHYAHCFGCGPGQPHGLHLEARAGEGVTLTAEFTVQPAHQGAPGLAHGGVLATALDETLGSLNWLLRTVAVTGRLETDYVRPVPVGTTLHLAAEVTAVAGRKIYSRAVGRLDGPEGPVAVRADALFVEVKVDHFIDHGRPEEIQAAMSDPDQVRRARAFEVNP from the coding sequence GTGAGTGGTAGTTCCGCAAGCCTTCAGCCCCCAGCCGACGCGGTGAAACCGGTACGGCACCCCGACGCGCCCGCACCCGGGGACCTTCTCGGCGCCCACTACGCACACTGCTTCGGCTGCGGCCCCGGACAGCCGCACGGGCTGCACCTGGAGGCACGGGCCGGCGAGGGCGTCACCCTGACCGCCGAGTTCACCGTCCAGCCCGCCCACCAGGGCGCCCCCGGCCTCGCGCACGGCGGGGTGCTGGCCACCGCCCTGGACGAGACCCTGGGCTCGCTGAACTGGCTGCTGCGGACCGTCGCCGTGACCGGACGCCTGGAGACCGACTACGTGCGGCCCGTCCCGGTCGGCACCACGCTGCATCTCGCGGCCGAGGTCACCGCCGTCGCCGGCCGGAAGATCTACTCCCGTGCCGTCGGCCGCCTCGACGGCCCCGAGGGACCGGTCGCCGTGCGCGCCGACGCCCTCTTCGTCGAGGTGAAGGTCGACCACTTCATCGACCACGGCCGCCCGGAGGAGATCCAGGCCGCGATGAGCGACCCCGACCAGGTCCGCCGGGCCCGCGCCTTCGAGGTGAACCCGTGA
- a CDS encoding DUF4193 domain-containing protein, with translation MATDYDTPRKTDDDVDSDSLEELKARRNDKTTSAVDVDEFEAAEGLELPGADLSNEELAVRVLPKQQDEFTCMSCFLVHHRSQLAREKNGQPICRDCD, from the coding sequence ATGGCAACCGACTACGACACTCCACGCAAGACAGACGATGACGTCGACTCGGACAGCTTGGAAGAGCTGAAGGCCCGGCGGAACGACAAGACCACCTCCGCGGTGGACGTCGACGAGTTCGAGGCCGCCGAGGGCCTGGAACTGCCCGGAGCGGACCTCTCGAACGAGGAGCTGGCCGTCCGGGTGCTGCCGAAGCAGCAGGACGAGTTCACCTGCATGAGCTGCTTCCTGGTCCACCACCGCAGCCAGCTGGCCCGCGAGAAGAACGGTCAGCCGATCTGCCGCGACTGCGACTGA
- a CDS encoding HAMP domain-containing sensor histidine kinase, which produces MASTPAPPQAPPKPTWDPQRPQAPFPWLRPTIRIRLTLLYGGMFLIAGILLLSIIYLLAAQAISTGNQPLFKIVSFQELKVSSDNCPAINTTSLPLADFNNTISQCVDHQRQVALDNLLSRSLLALLGLAVIAFAFGYAMAGRVLSPLGRITRTARAVAGSDLSRRIELDGPDDELKELADTFDEMLERLQRAFTAQQRFVGNASHELRTPLAINRTLLEVHLSDPGAPVELQQLGKTLLATNERSEQLVEGLLLLARSDNQIVERKPVDLAEVAGQAIDQVRSEAEAKGVEIRGERAPAVVQGNGVLMERIALNLVQNAVRYNVAEGGWVEVDTEVQHGQAVLTVSNTGPVVPAYEIDNLFEPFRRLRTERTGSDKGVGLGLSIVRSVARAHGGHIAARPREGGGLVMRVTLPL; this is translated from the coding sequence GTGGCCTCGACCCCCGCGCCCCCGCAGGCGCCCCCGAAGCCCACCTGGGACCCCCAGCGCCCCCAGGCGCCCTTCCCCTGGCTGCGGCCCACGATCCGCATACGGCTCACGCTGCTGTACGGCGGCATGTTCCTGATCGCCGGCATCCTGCTGCTGTCGATCATCTACCTGCTCGCCGCGCAGGCCATCAGCACCGGCAACCAGCCGCTGTTCAAGATCGTCAGCTTCCAGGAGCTGAAGGTCTCCAGCGACAACTGCCCCGCGATCAACACCACCAGCCTGCCGCTGGCGGACTTCAACAACACGATCAGCCAGTGCGTCGACCACCAGCGCCAGGTGGCCCTGGACAACCTGCTCAGCCGCTCGCTGCTGGCCCTGCTCGGCCTCGCCGTGATCGCCTTCGCGTTCGGTTACGCGATGGCCGGCCGGGTGCTGTCCCCGCTCGGCCGGATCACCCGCACCGCCCGCGCGGTGGCCGGCTCCGACCTGTCCCGCCGGATCGAGCTGGACGGCCCGGACGACGAGCTCAAGGAGCTGGCGGACACCTTCGACGAGATGCTGGAGCGCCTCCAGCGGGCCTTCACCGCCCAGCAGCGCTTCGTCGGCAACGCCTCGCACGAACTGCGCACCCCGCTCGCGATCAACCGCACCCTCCTGGAGGTGCACCTCTCCGACCCGGGCGCGCCGGTGGAGCTCCAGCAGCTCGGCAAGACGCTGCTGGCCACCAACGAGCGCAGCGAGCAGCTGGTCGAGGGCCTGCTGCTGCTCGCCCGCAGCGACAACCAGATCGTGGAGCGCAAACCGGTCGACCTGGCCGAGGTGGCGGGCCAGGCCATCGACCAGGTGCGCTCCGAGGCGGAGGCCAAGGGCGTCGAGATCCGCGGCGAGCGCGCACCGGCCGTGGTCCAGGGCAACGGTGTGCTCATGGAGCGCATCGCGCTGAACCTCGTACAGAACGCCGTGCGGTACAACGTGGCGGAGGGGGGCTGGGTCGAGGTGGACACCGAGGTCCAGCACGGACAGGCCGTGCTCACCGTCTCGAACACCGGTCCGGTGGTGCCGGCGTACGAGATCGACAACCTCTTCGAGCCCTTCAGGCGACTGCGCACCGAGCGCACGGGCAGCGACAAGGGCGTCGGCCTCGGCCTGTCCATCGTGCGCTCCGTGGCCAGGGCGCACGGCGGGCACATCGCGGCGCGACCCCGCGAGGGCGGTGGGCTCGTCATGCGTGTGACACTTCCGCTGTGA
- a CDS encoding response regulator transcription factor yields the protein MRVLVVEDEQLLADAVATGLRREAMAVDVVYDGAAALERIGVNDYDVVVLDRDLPLVHGDDVCRKIVELGMPTRVLMLTASGDVSDRVEGLEIGADDYLPKPFAFSELIARVRALGRRTSMPLPPVLERAGIKLDPNRREVFRDGKEVQLAPKEFAVLEVLMRSEGAVVSAEQLLEKAWDENTDPFTNVVRVTVMTLRRKLGEPPVIVTVPGSGYRI from the coding sequence GTGCGCGTACTCGTCGTCGAGGACGAGCAGTTGCTCGCCGATGCGGTGGCCACCGGACTGCGCCGGGAGGCCATGGCCGTCGACGTCGTGTACGACGGTGCGGCCGCCCTGGAGCGCATCGGCGTCAACGACTACGACGTGGTCGTCCTCGACCGCGACCTCCCGCTCGTGCACGGCGACGACGTCTGCCGCAAGATCGTCGAGCTGGGCATGCCCACCCGGGTGCTGATGCTCACCGCCTCCGGTGACGTCAGCGACCGGGTCGAGGGCCTGGAGATCGGTGCCGACGACTATCTGCCCAAGCCGTTCGCGTTCAGCGAGCTGATCGCCCGTGTGCGCGCCCTCGGCCGCCGCACCAGCATGCCCCTGCCGCCGGTCCTGGAGCGCGCCGGCATCAAGCTGGACCCCAACCGCCGCGAGGTCTTCCGCGACGGCAAGGAGGTGCAGCTCGCGCCCAAGGAGTTCGCGGTCCTCGAGGTGCTGATGCGCAGCGAGGGCGCGGTCGTCTCGGCCGAGCAGCTGCTGGAGAAGGCATGGGACGAGAACACCGACCCGTTCACCAACGTGGTCCGGGTGACGGTCATGACCCTGCGCCGCAAACTGGGCGAGCCTCCCGTGATCGTCACCGTGCCCGGCTCCGGCTACCGGATCTGA
- a CDS encoding inositol monophosphatase family protein — MTEALHRDLLRLAQEAARRAGELLRDGRPADLAVARTKSSPIDVVTEMDIAAEKLITDLISGERPDDGFLGEEGASAAGTSGVRWVIDPLDGTVNYLYGLPTWAVSIAAEQDGETVAGVVAAPLRGETYHAVRGGGAWVTGAWEGERALACRPAPPLDQALVSTGFNYVTEVRAHQAEVAARLIPLVRDIRRGGSAAIDLCDVACGRLDGYYERGLNPWDYAAGDLIAREAGALTGGRPAQGPSRDLTLAGTPGVFEPLQGLLEDFGAWHD, encoded by the coding sequence GTGACCGAGGCCCTGCACCGGGACCTGCTGCGGCTGGCCCAGGAGGCCGCCCGCCGCGCCGGCGAGCTGCTGCGGGACGGCCGCCCGGCCGATCTCGCCGTGGCACGGACCAAGTCCAGCCCGATCGACGTCGTCACCGAGATGGACATCGCGGCCGAGAAACTGATCACCGACCTGATCTCCGGGGAGCGCCCCGACGACGGCTTCCTCGGCGAGGAGGGCGCCTCCGCCGCCGGGACCAGTGGCGTGCGCTGGGTGATCGACCCGCTCGACGGCACCGTGAACTATCTCTACGGCCTGCCGACCTGGGCGGTGTCCATCGCCGCAGAGCAGGACGGCGAGACCGTCGCCGGAGTGGTCGCGGCCCCCCTGCGCGGCGAGACGTACCACGCGGTACGCGGCGGCGGCGCCTGGGTCACCGGCGCGTGGGAGGGCGAGCGGGCGCTCGCCTGCCGCCCCGCGCCCCCGCTGGACCAGGCGCTGGTCTCCACCGGCTTCAACTATGTCACCGAGGTGCGCGCCCACCAGGCCGAGGTGGCCGCCCGGCTCATCCCGCTGGTCAGGGACATCCGGCGGGGCGGCTCCGCGGCCATCGACCTGTGCGACGTGGCCTGCGGCCGGCTCGACGGCTACTACGAGCGCGGGCTGAACCCGTGGGACTACGCCGCGGGGGACCTCATCGCCCGTGAAGCGGGCGCGCTGACCGGTGGGCGGCCCGCACAGGGCCCGTCACGGGATCTGACGCTGGCGGGGACCCCGGGCGTCTTCGAGCCCCTCCAGGGGCTGCTGGAGGACTTCGGGGCCTGGCACGACTGA
- a CDS encoding ferrochelatase, protein MPDALDATPYDALLLLSFGGPEGPDDVVPFLENVTRGRGIPKERLKEVGKHYFRFGGVSPINGQNRALLKALREDFAGHGLDLPVYWGNRNWAPYLTDTLREMAADGRRRVLVLATSAYASYSGCRQYRENLADALATLEAEGLEPPRVDKLRHYFNHPGFVEPMTDGVLRSLADLPEDVRDGAHIAFSTHSIPTAAADTSGPVEAHGEGGAYVEEHLEVAQLIADAVRERTGVDHPWRLVYQSRSGAPHIPWLEPDICDHLEERHAAGVPAVVMAPIGFVSDHMEVLYDLDTEATAKAEELGLPVRRSATVGADPRFAAAVRELVLERAAAERGQDITPCALGTLGASHNVCPVGCCPSRAPRPAAAGADSPYA, encoded by the coding sequence ATGCCAGACGCGCTCGATGCCACTCCGTACGACGCCCTGCTCCTGCTCTCCTTCGGCGGCCCCGAGGGCCCCGACGACGTGGTCCCGTTCCTGGAGAACGTCACACGCGGGCGCGGCATCCCGAAGGAACGCCTGAAGGAAGTCGGCAAGCACTACTTCCGGTTCGGCGGGGTCAGCCCCATCAACGGCCAGAACCGGGCCCTCCTGAAGGCCCTGCGCGAGGACTTCGCCGGGCACGGTCTGGACCTGCCGGTCTACTGGGGCAACCGCAACTGGGCGCCGTACCTGACCGACACCCTGCGCGAGATGGCCGCCGACGGCCGCCGCCGCGTCCTGGTCCTCGCCACCAGTGCCTACGCCTCCTACTCGGGCTGCCGTCAGTACCGCGAGAACCTCGCCGACGCGCTGGCCACCCTCGAGGCGGAGGGCCTGGAGCCGCCGCGGGTCGACAAGCTGCGGCACTACTTCAACCACCCCGGCTTCGTCGAGCCGATGACCGACGGCGTGCTGCGTTCCCTCGCCGACCTCCCCGAGGACGTCCGCGACGGCGCCCACATCGCCTTCAGCACCCACTCCATCCCCACGGCCGCCGCCGACACCTCCGGCCCGGTCGAGGCCCACGGCGAGGGCGGCGCCTACGTCGAGGAGCACCTGGAGGTGGCCCAGCTGATCGCCGACGCCGTCCGCGAGCGCACCGGCGTGGACCACCCCTGGCGCCTCGTCTACCAGTCCCGCTCCGGCGCCCCGCACATCCCGTGGCTGGAGCCCGACATCTGCGACCACCTCGAGGAGCGGCACGCGGCCGGCGTCCCGGCGGTCGTCATGGCCCCCATCGGCTTCGTCTCCGACCACATGGAGGTCCTGTACGACCTCGACACGGAGGCCACCGCCAAGGCCGAGGAGCTGGGCCTGCCGGTGCGCCGCTCGGCCACCGTGGGCGCCGACCCCCGGTTCGCGGCCGCCGTGCGCGAGCTGGTCCTGGAGCGCGCCGCCGCCGAGCGCGGCCAGGACATCACTCCCTGCGCCCTGGGCACCCTGGGTGCGAGCCACAACGTATGCCCCGTCGGCTGCTGCCCGTCCCGGGCGCCCCGCCCGGCCGCCGCGGGCGCCGACAGCCCCTACGCGTGA
- a CDS encoding MFS transporter has protein sequence MPSPYKALFDAPGTRAFSAAGLLGRMPLSMMGIGVVTMISQLTGRYGLAGALSATIALSAAVLGPQVSRLVDRHGQSRVLRPATLVALAAAAGLLLAAHFRWPDWVLFVCAAGIGAVPSLGAMIRARWATLYRGTPQLHTAYSFESVMDEICFVFGPIISIGLCTVWFPEAGPLLAAVFLAAGVCWLTALRATEPAPHPREQHGAEGRTALRSKGLQVLVATFVATGAIFGSVDVVTVAFADERGHKGTASVVLALYAAGSCAAGAVFGLLRPAGAAERRWLLGVAAMAVSMIPLLLVGNLPLLAVALFVAGLSIAPTMITTMSLIEEHVPRAQLTEGMTWVSTGLAVGVALGSSLAGSVIDAAGARAGYGVPVLSGAVAVVVGFLGYRRLRRPAAGRGGTVEQHSEREDERREQHLA, from the coding sequence GTGCCCAGCCCCTACAAAGCCCTCTTCGACGCACCCGGCACCAGGGCCTTCTCGGCCGCGGGGCTCCTCGGCCGGATGCCGCTGTCCATGATGGGCATCGGCGTGGTCACGATGATCTCCCAGCTCACCGGGCGCTACGGGCTCGCGGGCGCGCTGTCGGCCACCATCGCGCTGTCCGCCGCCGTGCTCGGACCGCAGGTCTCCCGGCTGGTGGACCGGCACGGGCAGAGCCGGGTGCTGCGCCCCGCGACCCTGGTGGCGCTCGCCGCGGCCGCCGGGCTGCTGCTCGCCGCGCACTTCCGGTGGCCGGACTGGGTGCTGTTCGTCTGCGCCGCCGGGATCGGCGCGGTGCCGAGCCTCGGCGCGATGATCCGGGCGCGCTGGGCCACCCTGTACCGGGGCACGCCCCAGCTGCACACCGCCTACTCGTTCGAGTCGGTCATGGACGAGATCTGCTTCGTCTTCGGGCCGATCATCTCCATCGGCCTGTGCACGGTCTGGTTCCCGGAGGCGGGTCCGCTGCTCGCCGCCGTCTTCCTGGCGGCCGGGGTCTGCTGGCTGACCGCCCTGCGCGCCACCGAACCCGCGCCGCACCCCCGCGAGCAGCACGGCGCGGAGGGCCGCACCGCGCTGCGCTCGAAGGGGCTCCAGGTGCTGGTGGCGACCTTCGTGGCGACCGGCGCGATCTTCGGCTCGGTGGACGTGGTCACGGTCGCCTTCGCCGACGAACGCGGCCACAAGGGCACCGCGAGCGTGGTGCTCGCCCTGTACGCGGCCGGCTCCTGCGCGGCCGGCGCGGTCTTCGGGCTGCTGCGGCCGGCCGGGGCCGCGGAACGCCGCTGGCTGCTGGGCGTGGCCGCCATGGCCGTGAGTATGATCCCCCTCCTACTGGTCGGAAACCTGCCGCTTCTGGCCGTGGCGCTGTTCGTTGCGGGGCTGTCCATCGCACCGACGATGATCACGACGATGTCCCTCATCGAAGAGCACGTACCTCGCGCGCAGCTCACCGAGGGCATGACCTGGGTGAGCACCGGCCTCGCGGTCGGCGTGGCGCTCGGTTCCTCGCTGGCCGGCTCGGTGATCGACGCCGCCGGGGCGCGCGCCGGGTACGGGGTCCCGGTGCTCTCCGGGGCCGTCGCGGTCGTGGTCGGTTTCCTCGGATACCGCCGGCTGCGCAGGCCGGCCGCGGGTCGGGGAGGAACCGTTGAGCAGCACAGCGAGCGGGAAGACGAGCGGCGCGAACAGCACTTGGCGTAA